A section of the Triticum dicoccoides isolate Atlit2015 ecotype Zavitan chromosome 7A, WEW_v2.0, whole genome shotgun sequence genome encodes:
- the LOC119330456 gene encoding uncharacterized protein LOC119330456 yields the protein MASTSISSAYNRAIANPSPLSFVPLSFTTEPPPPLLEHELERSRGDRASMPLPRAVAAAADLPKHYEDAHEPPRRHLLRLRYQIERRNSRALAIAVVFIGYIVGVRRRFQLLRSVPGYPNHVPEFAVIANI from the exons atggcctccacgtCGATCTCCTCGGCTTATAACCGCGCCATAGCGAACCCTAGCCCGCTCTCCTTCGTTCCCCTCTCATTCACCACCGAGCCGCCCCCTCCTCTGCTCGAGCATGAGCTCGAAAGATCACGCGGTGACCGCGCCAGTATGCCACTGCCTCGCGCCGTTGCCGCGGCCGCTGACCTCCCCAAGCACTACGAAGATGCCCATGAGCCTCCCCGCCGTCATCTCCTTCGACTACGCTACCAGATCGAGCGGCGCAACTCCCGTGCgcttgccatcgccgtcgtcttcatcggGTACATCGTCGGCGTCCGTCGTCGTTTCCAactgctccggtccgtccccggctacCCCAACCACGTCCCCGAGTTTGCT gTTATTGCAaacatatga